The DNA sequence AACAATATCGAATGTAACGTTAATGTTATTAGGCAAGAAGTCAAAACAACCATGGCTGCCAGGTTTGGTGTATTAGGCTAAATCATCTAGTTATTGCTGATTTGGCATTAACCTCttgaaatatgtacatatagGCTAGGAATAGCTTGTCAAGTGTTGACAAAATAAACTtgagatttgttttttaaaaaggtgaaaaatCAAAATGATCGAAGCCCCCTTGAATTGTACAATGCCTGtacaacctcaacaaaactcaCCTGGTGTCAGTTTTATAATAGGCctactgtatttgctttatttgtggTTTAGGGTCTCTTCTGGAAACATAAGCCACGATAAAGATTAAAAATGGTTGTTCTTGAACAAGAATCATAAGTTAAATTTAAgttatttcagaataaataccAATGTTGTGAAAGCTATGGTATATCTGTATGCAACATTTATAAATTGGGTCAAAACATGTCAACCCACATAATGCAACAAAACTTGGTACACATTCAAACAGCAATTATCGTAAGccactttttttctcctctgtttcACCAGGTGAGTCCCATTGAGATCTCTTTTACAAAGGTCAATATGATTTTGGTAATCATAATTACTTTCTTCTGGGTAGGGTATATGTTATGGATGTTTATCCAGTTTTctcttggtggggggggggggttcatttgCATAAGCACTGTCCTTGAATATTCCCGTCAATGGTTTAGAAAAAAGCCTGAAGTCTCTGCTGACATCATGATGCCCTTTCATTTGATCTTGAAAGGCAGGCAAGCAGTGGGGCTTAAAAAATGTAGCCCAACCAGTTCTCTGTTTCATTTACCTAATCTAACACAGTTCAAAACACCAAGTACATTTTTTATCGGCATATACAGCTTTTGCCTTTACATTCTCTGTAATAAGCACTAATGTTGGATTGTCCTGAGTGCGTTATAGGTCATAAAATCAGATTGGTGTGTCACAAGTTTCGCCCTCTACGATTATTAAACTGCTAACCTAAGGAATTCAAAAAGTGAGCCTAATCATCACAATGTTGCTTGAACTGTTTCATGTGCTTTGCGTCTTTGCTTAATCAAAATGTTAACAGTAACAAATAGCCAAGCGTAAGTGTGTCCCTGAAGCAACAGGATGGTGATTAAATTGAACTCTCCAgagtaaaacaaaatttttaataaggcttcatccatccattatctatacctgtttatcctgggcagggtcacggagggtgctggagcctaccccagcatgcaccgggcaagaggcaggaatggAATACACCCTGCACAGGCTACCAATCTACCgcatggcacacacaccattcactcaccatttattcacacactcatacctatgggcaattaaGAGTctacaattagcctacctgcatggcattggactgtgggaggaagctgGAGTACCCAGATTAAAATCAAGGACcttctttctgtgaggcaaCACCGTACCACCCACTAATAAAGTTTCTCTTAGTGAAACACATAGcccaggaggtaagagcggttgtctggcagttggagggttgctggtttgatcccctgccctgggtgtgtcgaagtgtccctgagcaagacacctaacccctaattgctcccaacaagctgattggtaccttgcatggcagccttttaccgttggtgtgtgtatgaaatgagaggcatcaattgtaaagcgctttggattaaagctctatataaatgcagtccatttaccacatCAAGTTTATCCAGATCAATAAAGGTGATTACTTTGTTGCACAGTTAATTGTGAATTAACTGTATTTCTATGTGTTAAATAATTGCTAAACAAGAAATATGTATATCACATTTACAATAATGTTTTAGTGGAGTGGGAATTCGTTTACAGGTTCCTGGCAtacaataatatgcaatgaaAGTACATATGCTCCAATAGTTTTGAGTACTGCCTTGTTAAACTAGTTGCAGTAGTTTGTTCTGACATGCAATAACGTTTCCAAGCACTATTCCATTAAAATGGTCCACAAACATATTATGATTGCTttgaaaggaatacatttatCTGACCCTGTAATCGGCTTAagttctttttaaagaaagttaaatactgttttaaaaCTAATTTCCACATAAATTTGGGTCATGTTGCCACTGACTGACTGGAATATGGGACACAGTATGGTCACACCTGGGCTCAACAGACTGTAGTGTGaaacgaaagaaagaaaaagcggCAAGTagtaaagcaaataaaagccCACATACAGCTACGTAGGCTTGAGTGCACTGTGGCAGCCAGTTTGCAGTAGGCCATAACTTCAAGTATGTTAATATGTTCTTGAAAACGTTTTGTGTACAGTGCCATCATGGGGCCAATCTTTGCAATACATAGTGTGCCACGGTTCAACATGGCCCATACCATCATGTCAATTTATTTGTGAGCCTCTGTGTTTTcctgatataataataataataataataataataataataataataataataataataataatgcatcgCTAGAATGTATTTAATAGtatttattcagttaatttTATCATCGGATGTGACAAGGAAGACTTTAGCATTATAATGCTCAATCTGATGTAAGGAATAAATTAACATGCCGAACGTGGGAACAATTTCTCTGATCAATCAGtcctcaaaatatatatatgttctaAACGGAAAAATAATTGGCTGTCCTTTGTTGTTACACGCTGTCTGTTGTCATTTTTGAACATAAAATAGCGTAGTACGCTGGAGGTAGGCTACTCAACGTCATGAAATCGGGCTTATCCGGCACTCATTTCCACGTTATGTCCGCTGGAAGCTGACATAGGCTGCTgctgtttattcttttttcttttttttttctctcgctgGTACACGTATGTGTTCGTCATGTCATACGTGAAGACGTCATGCTGGCTACTGCAAAATGGCGAGTAAATGCacaaatcatttaattaaaaaattaaatcaattactTATGTCTGTCTTtataactaaatatataattgaATTTCTAACTCAATTTTCCTGCACAAATTCAAATTTACGTTGACGTTTCACCTATGCCCTCGAGTTAACTTCTGAAAAACTCTCTTACCCATAATCCAACAACACCTGAAACGTATCAGCGGGAAGAACAGTTAAAATGGAAGAGGCATGAAATTTTAAGAAGCATGTAAACaaatatcagattttacagtgcGATTTTCTTGCGACAGCACGTGTTTTACTTTCAGGTttggacatacacacagttGCGTTTTAATTTAGCCTACTGTATTCAATTGTGACATGCTAGCTAAACCATCTGTTCTTGTATGAGCAATTAATAATttaagatagctagctagctaggctagTTAATCTCCGCACACTTTGGTTGGCTATATGATATCGTTGGGATCTGATGTAAATTACcttatttagctagctaacgttagccgaATAGCTTTCAACTGGCCAACTTTATTCAGCTTGTTAAATCGGTTATGGACACCGTAACCTATATTTAATTTAGTGTTTTAAATACTGTTGTGGTTAGAGTTAGTTAGCTGGTAGATGGCTACAGCTACCGTTAGTTATCTGGTAAATAGCGAAAACCACAAAtcttgatgtgtgtgtataaagtaCTTTTGCTCTGCTGCAATGCTGTCTTCTCACAGGTGACCAGTCCGTTTGGTGAGTGGGACCACAACACGATGGAAGAAGGTGGTGCGGATATAAACTCCCACAAATCTTCAATATTGCTTGAGCTTTGCAGCATCTTGTCCAGCACAGAGAACCTGTGAGTCATCCCCTACACAGTAAGATATATGTCCGTACAGTGTATGCTCCGCAATAAACATCCCAAGCCATATAGGATAATACCCCGTCCATAGGCTGGCTCTGGATAGTCATGTGGCCTCTCTGTGTACTGgtattcattcagtcattttgaTCAGTTCAGGAAAGTATGTTTGCAGAAGGTATTTTGAATTTACCATGCTTTAGCGAAATAAAATATAGTATGTTTATGCTAGACTGAAACGGCTCAATTTCTTAAATTGCtaagcaaaacatttaaaaaaaattgaatatgaaCAAATTGTTGCGGAAAAAGCTACTTTAAGTTGAAGTTGAAAATGGAAGATCTCTGCAGGGTCGTCTGCTTACCTAACATTCATGTCTTTGTGAAAGAGTCGATTAAAAGCGTCCTCTGAAAATACCTGGTTAGATGTCATTCAGCCTAGTTCAACTGCTGAGTGTAACTAACTACCTACCTTGTTATTGTAACAAAAGGTTAGCATAGCACTctcattcagttttatttgaagCATGGGGCAATGTTAGTTTCACTCCTTCAACTGCTAAATTCGTCGCATGTCTGCAAGCATCTGTTAGGCTGCTGTTTGACAACTAGCTTGAAGCTGGAATTCATTTGACTGGTAGCTACAGTGCTGAATATAGTCTTATTTACACAGCCAAGgatttgcatgcatttaatgGTGCAAATGGAACAGATTTGTATTGCTTACTAAAGCAACAAGCTTGAGAGAACTGCTATAACTATAACTTGTATTAGCCATAGTTATTTGTTGCTACAATTTTGGGATTGCAGAATTAGTCAGTAGGCTTATGTGTTCGTGCCATTCACTTAAACTAACTGGCTACATAAAAGTCATGATTTCATGCTAGGGGCTTGACATTAGACGCTATAgtacacatttatacatattgGCTGCTGTGCTACGTATTACAGTAACTTCTTCtattcctttttctcttttttttgtttagccaAAATTGTTGTAGGATTGTTGCCTGACACTCAACTTTACCAGCTTTATTTGTGCCAGTGgtcttttattcatttgtgcttTGTGGGATTTCAGAGTGCAGGAATTGGGGATATTGGTGGCCCTCACTGATCCAGAAAGTGGGAAGCTGCTCCAGTCTCAGTCTAACGTGAGTCTCATCGCTAGACTTAAGTCTTCAGTTCAACTGTTAGTTTGGCTTGCAAgatctatttttaaataatttttttaatgtactaaAGTACGCATCTACAGGacttaatttctttttctttatgaaGAGCAACCTGATTTTATAGGTAAAAAAGCTAGCAGTGTGCCTGCATATATGTTGAATTTTGTACATCTGTTGACAGTTGGGAAAAAGAAGGTGCGTCTTCACTCGGTGTCACTATGGCAGTTACATTTATGATGCCTGACATTCACACATTGCTCCCTCCTTTATCTTACCTCCTTTGCAGGCACTTGACTCCTTAGGTGTGTGGAAGTCCCTTTTTTCTGCTGTTGAGCCAGACACTGACCTTTGAACCATGTGCGACCAAGAAAAGCAGAGCAGCGCCGCCCTCGTGCTGGCTAACACTGACAGCGCAGATCTGTCCGACACCAGCTCCCTGAGTGAGTCCGACCCCGAGGACTCCGCCACGCCCTTCGACGCCGAAGTGGAGAACTtgtcgtcgtcctcctcctcctccggagaGGCGTCTCCGGACCGGGATCCTCTGGGAGACCGCGTGGGAATGGGCTCCGGCCCCGGCTCCCGCAAGCCCTCCTTCCAGCTGAAGGGGGGCAGCGCCGGCTTCTCGTCCCGCAGCCAGAGCATCTTCGACTGCCTGGAGAGCGCCGCCAAGCTGGCCTCCCCGGGCCTGGGCGAGGACAACGTCATCGACGGGACCTTCCTGCGCCCCATGCCCCCGCCCTCCcacaggaagagggaggagaagagggaggcgGCGGCCGGCAAGCCCTCGTCCGCCGCGGGCGCTCCGGAAAGCCCCACCCGCTCGCCGCGCTGGACCAAGTACAGCCTGGAGGACGTGCCGGAGATCAGCGACCAGAAGAACAGCCAGGTGGCCCTGGAGTACATTCAGGGCCTGCAGCGGGAGAAGGGCTCGCTGGCCGTGGAGACCCAGGAGCCCTTCGTGCCCGCCTTCAACCAGGACCACACCAGCAGCGGCGACTCCAAAATCCTCTTCTCCAGGCCCGGCCGCCGGGACGAGGGCCAGGCCGCCAAGGATAAAGCGCCCGAGGGCTGCAGGCCCGATGgaggcaggaagcaggaagtgggccTCCTCCACCTGGAGGACCCCGAAGAGGAGCCGAAGCCCGCCGAGCCTTCCTCGGGACAGCGGAAGAGGAACAGTGTGTCggtagaggaagaggaagatgacgGACAGCAGCCGTCTGCTGTCGGGTTCAACTGCAGCCGGAAGGTCAACCGCAAGAAGTTCCGCCGAGGAggcgaagaggaggaggcggaaGACTGAAAGCACGATGGCGTACTAAAGCAACGGTACATGCATGAACCCTGAATTATTCAGCAACTTCCGACAGTTTTCACACCCTGTGTTCTATGATCCCATTATCGCGTCCTGTTCCTATCAGTTCCCATGTGAAGAAGTAGGATGCTGaagtatattattttatacttgaGTACTGGAAGTATAATTAAAATTTGTATCAGGTATGCTTAGtatactattttttcacatgggttcGAAGTGCATAAGGTTAGGCATTGTCATGGTTAGCCTCCTTGAATTAATTGTATAGggttcattttttccccctattgTGTTACATATGTAAAGCCTCACAGCAATACCTATATACCTgtgaagaaacaaaattaaatgtatacCGTTGTGTGCAGTGTAGAGTTGTCTGTTAGAATCCGCCATATTATTTTGATGATGTCGCAATAGAAATTTGATAGATGAATTGGAAAAATATCGTGCCACAGTAAACAATTAAAgtaattttttgtgtgttcttaAAGTTAAGCCCAAGGTACATCATGTGCAAATTATGTACAACAGACAGTAAagacataataataatggtggCTCCAAAGTAGTATAATCTTTGAAAGCACTTTGGTCAATGACCGTGTGCTTAGCTTAAGTTTAAACCGCAGGTTTAAATCTGTAAACCACAGAATTGCATTACAACTTGAATGGCTCatccttatttcacagatttggatagatgttccagttgtaatgcagttctgtggtttaaaccccagctaagcacactgtaATTGATCCCTTGTGTTAGTGAGGGGTGTGTAATGTGGCCTGGATGGAATTCAGACAGCACCAGTGTGTCTCCCTGAAGCCGTTGGACGGTGCAGAAATGGAACAGTAATGTATATTTTGCCTGGGCTCTGCTGAATCTCtcatgtttgactgttgattGGATCATTCTTGTATACTTAGAAAAAAGAATTAGCACAACATGGTTATGGTTAATATTATTTCTATGACACTTGCAAGTAgtgattatttttcatgttgaatttgaagtaaaaaaaaaaaaaaaaaaaaaaacattttcagtgcattGTTAATGTTAACACGTTCAGCCAACATAGATGGGTTAACACAAAAGGgtctatttttacattatttctcTGCTTCTACCACCTTTCTAAATATCATGTGACGTGCATTCATGGCACCATTGGCAGAAAGGAAGTGGAATGGATTTGGATATGGTGTGAGCAGAGCCAAATCCTGTTTAATTCAGGAAGCTGATCAGCTTACACTCGCacaccttttttcccctcaagcTGGGgtctgtatcacaaagcaggatcacTCAGTCAGCTGGATAACGGCACTGAGTAAAACcaggaaccctcccaaatctggaacatgagCTGAAGTTAAAAAGATCTGTGTTTTACttggtgcagttatccagctaactcggtaatcctgcttcgtgatgCAGGCCCTTGCACACCAAAAATGCACAGGACTTTTAATAGGAAAGCTAAGGATGAGTATCTGTTTATTGACCATGAGCTCTCAGTCCAGCAGAGGGGGCTATTGTACAGAAATCTGACTGCTCTGGCAGCTCTCTCTACGGAGAACAATGTGACGAATCGATGTTCCACACTGATTTAGGGCTTggttcaaaaataacaaaaaaatgactcATCCCCCATTAAAAGCTGTTTCTATCACAGAATTGTCAAATGAGCGTACTGCTCAGTGTAAATTCACCATCGTTAATGGAAAACATGCAGACATCTGCATCCAGACCAAAGCTCTTTTTAAACTACCGTGGTTATTTAGTTTCAAGTAAAGTCACTGAGGagcaaaactgaaaatacaacataaaaccCAATGTTTGAGACAGCAAAAGATCACTAACACACCTAACATGCTGTCTATATCTTTTTCTTCACCTTGTTTTTATGACTCTTAAAAATGCTCACTAACCAGGCTGTTCATcaggtttgtgtttactgttacAGATTTAACCCGAATATTAACCCCAACACAGAATTGGTTTTGCTCTTTTTTGAAATTGACATTTGGGTGTTGCCTTGTGTAGCCATGTCAATGTGTATAGAAATGTATAGtaatgaaacatttatgaaCAGCTAGATTTCATCATCTGGCTAAAGAAAATAGTGCATAGTATTTGGAAGTACATTGTGTGGTAgtgcacaaaatacaa is a window from the Anguilla anguilla isolate fAngAng1 chromosome 3, fAngAng1.pri, whole genome shotgun sequence genome containing:
- the tssc4 gene encoding protein TSSC4 — translated: MCDQEKQSSAALVLANTDSADLSDTSSLSESDPEDSATPFDAEVENLSSSSSSSGEASPDRDPLGDRVGMGSGPGSRKPSFQLKGGSAGFSSRSQSIFDCLESAAKLASPGLGEDNVIDGTFLRPMPPPSHRKREEKREAAAGKPSSAAGAPESPTRSPRWTKYSLEDVPEISDQKNSQVALEYIQGLQREKGSLAVETQEPFVPAFNQDHTSSGDSKILFSRPGRRDEGQAAKDKAPEGCRPDGGRKQEVGLLHLEDPEEEPKPAEPSSGQRKRNSVSVEEEEDDGQQPSAVGFNCSRKVNRKKFRRGGEEEEAED